In the Ipomoea triloba cultivar NCNSP0323 chromosome 6, ASM357664v1 genome, one interval contains:
- the LOC116021793 gene encoding LRR receptor-like serine/threonine-protein kinase ERECTA isoform X1 encodes MVAVSFESLVFLGFLVLLSFGGSVEANDGTTLMEIKKAFKDVENVLYDWTDSPSSDYCGWRGVSCDNVTFNVVALNLSGLNLDGELSPAIGQLKGLLSLDLKQNRLLGQIPDEIGDCSSLKSLDLSYNELYGDIPFSISKLKQLEGLILKNNQLIGPIPSTLSQIPNLKILDLAQNKLSGEIPRLIYWNEVLQYLGLRGNNLVGSLSPDMCQLTGLWYFDVRNNSLTGSIPRSIGNCTAFQVLDLSYNNLTGEIPYNIGFLQVATLSLQGNKLSGKIPPVIGLMQALAVLDLSCNVLSGPIPPILGNLTYTEKLYLHGNKLTGSIPPELGNMTNLHYLELNNNLLTGRIPPELGKLTELFDLNVAENLLDGPIPDNLSSCKNLNSLNVHGNKLNGTIPHAFQKLETMTYLNLSSNGISGPIPIELSHIGNLDTLDLSNNKIRGSIPDSLGDLEHLLKLNLSKNDISGHIPAEFGNLRNIVEIDISSNHISGPIPQELSQLQYLFSLRVENNNLSGDVVTLANCPALSVLNVSYNNLVGNIPTGNNFSRFSPDSFIGNPYLCGYQLNSCQSSHPRGRVMISKRSILGIALGGLMILLMILVAACRPQNPTRMEASIDKPIYYYSSPKLVILHMNMALHVYEDIMRMTENLSEKYMIGYGASSTVYKCVLKNCRPVAIKKLYSHHPQCLKEFETELETVGSIKHRNLVCLQGYSLSAAGHLLFYDYMENGSLWDLLHGPTKKKKLDWDTRLRIALGAAEGLAYLHHDCNPRIIHRDVKSSNILLDNDFEPHLTDFGIAKSLCTSKSYTSTYVMGTIGYIDPEYARTSRLTEKSDVYSYGIVLLELLTGRKAVDNESNLHHLILTKAANNAVMEAVDPEISATCKDLGDAKKVFQLALLCTKRQPFERPTMHEVVRVLESLKQSTEPKQLNPTALAPLPSAHTPCYKDEYANLKTPHLVNYSSISTSDAQLFLKFGEVISQNSSG; translated from the exons ATGGTGGCAGTTTCGTTTGAAAGTCTTGTTTTTTTGGGTTTCTTGGTGCTTTTGAGCTTTGGGGGCTCTGTGGAGGCGAATGATG ggACTACTTTAATGGAGATTAAGAAGGCATTTAAGGATGTGGAGAATGTGTTGTATGACTGGACAGATTCACCTTCATCAGATTACTGTGGATGGAGAGGTGTTAGTTGTGATAATGTCACCTTCAATGTTGTTGCACT AAATCTATCAGGTTTAAATCTTGATGGGGAGTTGTCTCCAGCAATAGGACAACTAAAAGGCCTACTGTCCCT TGATTTGAAGCAGAACCGGCTTTTGGGTCAAATCCCGGATGAAATTGGAGACTGTTCATCTTTGAAGAGCTT GGACCTATCCTACAATGAGCTATATGGCGATATTCCCTTCTCAATTTCAAAGCTAAAACAACTCGAAGGCTT GATTTTGAAAAATAACCAGTTGATTGGTCCGATTCCTTCAACATTGTCTCAGATCCCGAACTTGAAAATTCT AGACCTGGCACAGAACAAGCTAAGTGGAGAAATACCGAGACTGATATATTGGAATGAAGTTCTACAATATCT GGGACTGCGGGGGAACAACTTGGTTGGTTCCCTTTCTCCCGATATGTGCCAGCTAACGGGACTGTGGTACTT TGATGTTCGAAATAATAGTTTAACTGGTTCAATTCCTCGGAGCATTGGCAACTGCACTGCCTTCCAGGTTCT GGATTTGTCTTACAACAACTTGACTGGCGAGATACCATATAACATCGGGTTCCTGCAAGTAGCCACATT ATCTTTGCAAGGGAATAAACTTTCAGGAAAAATCCCCCCGGTCATTGGCTTGATGCAGGCTCTTGCGGTATT GGATCTAAGCTGTAATGTGTTGAGTGGACCAATCCCTCCCATCCTGGGGAACTTGACTTACACTGAGAAATT GTATTTACATGGAAACAAGCTAACAGGGTCCATTCCTCCCGAGCTTGGAAATATGACAAATCTTCACTATCT GGAATTAAACAATAATCTACTTACCGGTCGTATACCACCAGAACTCGGGAAGCTTACAGAGCTGTTTGATTT AAATGTAGCCGAAAACCTCCTTGATGGCCCCATACCTGATAATCTCAGCTCGTGTAAAAATCTGAACAGCCT CAATGTTCATGGGAACAAATTGAATGGGACCATCCCACATGCATTTCAAAAGCTGGAAACTATGACTTATCT GAATCTCTCGTCTAATGGCATAAGTGGTCCCATTCCAATTGAGCTATCCCATATTGGAAACCTGGATACATT GGATCTTTCGAATAATAAGATCAGGGGCTCGATTCCCGATTCCCTTGGTGACCTCGAACATCTTCTGAAACT AAATTTAAGCAAGAATGATATATCTGGACATATTCCAGCAGAGTTTGGCAATTTAAGAAACATCGTGGAGAT TGATATTTCGAGCAATCACATTTCTGGTCCGATACCTCAAGAACTCAGTCAACTTCAATACCTCTTCTCGCT GAGAGTAGAAAATAACAATTTATCAGGCGATGTGGTGACACTGGCAAATTGCCCGGCTCTTAGTGTTCT AAACGTCTCGTACAATAATTTAGTTGGGAATATTCCAACCGGGAACAACTTCTCAAGATTTTCACCAGATAG ttttatTGGAAATCCATATCTCTGTGGATATCAGCTCAATTCTTGTCAATCGTCTCATCCCAGAGGGAGAG TCATGATCTCTAAAAGAAGTATCCTCGGGATTGCTTTGGGTGGCTTGATGATTCTTCTGATGATTTTAGTGGCAGCATGCAGGCCACAGAATCCAACACGGATGGAAGCATCAATTGATAAACCGA tTTATTACTACTCGTCGCCTAAGCTGGTTATACTTCATATGAACATGGCACTTCATGTTTACGAGGACATTATGAGGATGACAGAGAACTTGAGCGAGAAGTACATGATTGGTTATGGAGCTTCGAGCACTGTGTACAAATGCGTTCTTAAGAATTGCAGACCGGTGGCTATTAAGAAGCTGTATTCTCACCACCCTCAGTGCCTAAAAGAATTCGAGACAGAGCTTGAGACAGTCGGGAGCATTAAGCATCGTAACCTCGTTTGTCTCCAAGGCTATTCCCTTTCTGCAGCTGGCCATCTTCTCTTTTACGACTACATGGAAAACGGTAGCCTCTGGGATTTGCTTCATG GGCCAACTAAAAAGAAGAAGCTCGATTGGGACACTCGTCTTCGTATAGCTCTTGGTGCAGCTGAAGGGCTTGCTTATCTTCACCATGATTGTAACCCCCGCATAATCCACCGGGATGTTAAGTCATCGAATATTTTGTTGGACAACGATTTTGAGCCTCATCTCACCGACTTTGGAATTGCAAAGAGCTTATGCACATCCAAGTCCTATACTTCGACCTACGTAATGGGAACTATTGGTTATATTGATCCCGAGTATGCAAGAACTTCCCGCCTCACAGAGAAGTCAGATGTGTATAGCTATGGGATCGTCCTGCTAGAATTGCTGACAGGAAGAAAAGCTGTAGATAACGAATCCAACCTTCATCATCTG ATCCTAACAAAGGCTGCGAACAACGCAGTGATGGAAGCTGTTGATCCCGAGATCTCTGCTACGTGCAAGGATCTTGGCGACGCCAAGAAGGTTTTCCAGCTCGCCCTTCTGTGCACCAAGAGGCAGCCCTTCGAGAGGCCAACCATGCACGAGGTAGTCCGGGTGCTCGAGAGCCTAAAACAGTCAACCGAGCCAAAACAGCTGAACCCAACCGCACTGGCGCCGCTCCCTTCCGCCCACACGCCATGCTACAAGGACGAGTACGCGAATCTGAAGACCCCCCATCTCGTAAACTACTCATCCATCAGCACATCAGACGCCCAACTGTTCCTCAAGTTTGGAGAAGTGATATCCCAGAACAGCAGTGGCTAA
- the LOC116021793 gene encoding LRR receptor-like serine/threonine-protein kinase ERECTA isoform X2: MTGQIHLHQITVDGEVLVVIMSPSMLLHCLNLDGELSPAIGQLKGLLSLDLKQNRLLGQIPDEIGDCSSLKSLDLSYNELYGDIPFSISKLKQLEGLILKNNQLIGPIPSTLSQIPNLKILDLAQNKLSGEIPRLIYWNEVLQYLGLRGNNLVGSLSPDMCQLTGLWYFDVRNNSLTGSIPRSIGNCTAFQVLDLSYNNLTGEIPYNIGFLQVATLSLQGNKLSGKIPPVIGLMQALAVLDLSCNVLSGPIPPILGNLTYTEKLYLHGNKLTGSIPPELGNMTNLHYLELNNNLLTGRIPPELGKLTELFDLNVAENLLDGPIPDNLSSCKNLNSLNVHGNKLNGTIPHAFQKLETMTYLNLSSNGISGPIPIELSHIGNLDTLDLSNNKIRGSIPDSLGDLEHLLKLNLSKNDISGHIPAEFGNLRNIVEIDISSNHISGPIPQELSQLQYLFSLRVENNNLSGDVVTLANCPALSVLNVSYNNLVGNIPTGNNFSRFSPDSFIGNPYLCGYQLNSCQSSHPRGRVMISKRSILGIALGGLMILLMILVAACRPQNPTRMEASIDKPIYYYSSPKLVILHMNMALHVYEDIMRMTENLSEKYMIGYGASSTVYKCVLKNCRPVAIKKLYSHHPQCLKEFETELETVGSIKHRNLVCLQGYSLSAAGHLLFYDYMENGSLWDLLHGPTKKKKLDWDTRLRIALGAAEGLAYLHHDCNPRIIHRDVKSSNILLDNDFEPHLTDFGIAKSLCTSKSYTSTYVMGTIGYIDPEYARTSRLTEKSDVYSYGIVLLELLTGRKAVDNESNLHHLILTKAANNAVMEAVDPEISATCKDLGDAKKVFQLALLCTKRQPFERPTMHEVVRVLESLKQSTEPKQLNPTALAPLPSAHTPCYKDEYANLKTPHLVNYSSISTSDAQLFLKFGEVISQNSSG; the protein is encoded by the exons ATGACTGGACAGATTCACCTTCATCAGATTACTGTGGATGGAGAGGTGTTAGTTGTGATAATGTCACCTTCAATGTTGTTGCACT GTTTAAATCTTGATGGGGAGTTGTCTCCAGCAATAGGACAACTAAAAGGCCTACTGTCCCT TGATTTGAAGCAGAACCGGCTTTTGGGTCAAATCCCGGATGAAATTGGAGACTGTTCATCTTTGAAGAGCTT GGACCTATCCTACAATGAGCTATATGGCGATATTCCCTTCTCAATTTCAAAGCTAAAACAACTCGAAGGCTT GATTTTGAAAAATAACCAGTTGATTGGTCCGATTCCTTCAACATTGTCTCAGATCCCGAACTTGAAAATTCT AGACCTGGCACAGAACAAGCTAAGTGGAGAAATACCGAGACTGATATATTGGAATGAAGTTCTACAATATCT GGGACTGCGGGGGAACAACTTGGTTGGTTCCCTTTCTCCCGATATGTGCCAGCTAACGGGACTGTGGTACTT TGATGTTCGAAATAATAGTTTAACTGGTTCAATTCCTCGGAGCATTGGCAACTGCACTGCCTTCCAGGTTCT GGATTTGTCTTACAACAACTTGACTGGCGAGATACCATATAACATCGGGTTCCTGCAAGTAGCCACATT ATCTTTGCAAGGGAATAAACTTTCAGGAAAAATCCCCCCGGTCATTGGCTTGATGCAGGCTCTTGCGGTATT GGATCTAAGCTGTAATGTGTTGAGTGGACCAATCCCTCCCATCCTGGGGAACTTGACTTACACTGAGAAATT GTATTTACATGGAAACAAGCTAACAGGGTCCATTCCTCCCGAGCTTGGAAATATGACAAATCTTCACTATCT GGAATTAAACAATAATCTACTTACCGGTCGTATACCACCAGAACTCGGGAAGCTTACAGAGCTGTTTGATTT AAATGTAGCCGAAAACCTCCTTGATGGCCCCATACCTGATAATCTCAGCTCGTGTAAAAATCTGAACAGCCT CAATGTTCATGGGAACAAATTGAATGGGACCATCCCACATGCATTTCAAAAGCTGGAAACTATGACTTATCT GAATCTCTCGTCTAATGGCATAAGTGGTCCCATTCCAATTGAGCTATCCCATATTGGAAACCTGGATACATT GGATCTTTCGAATAATAAGATCAGGGGCTCGATTCCCGATTCCCTTGGTGACCTCGAACATCTTCTGAAACT AAATTTAAGCAAGAATGATATATCTGGACATATTCCAGCAGAGTTTGGCAATTTAAGAAACATCGTGGAGAT TGATATTTCGAGCAATCACATTTCTGGTCCGATACCTCAAGAACTCAGTCAACTTCAATACCTCTTCTCGCT GAGAGTAGAAAATAACAATTTATCAGGCGATGTGGTGACACTGGCAAATTGCCCGGCTCTTAGTGTTCT AAACGTCTCGTACAATAATTTAGTTGGGAATATTCCAACCGGGAACAACTTCTCAAGATTTTCACCAGATAG ttttatTGGAAATCCATATCTCTGTGGATATCAGCTCAATTCTTGTCAATCGTCTCATCCCAGAGGGAGAG TCATGATCTCTAAAAGAAGTATCCTCGGGATTGCTTTGGGTGGCTTGATGATTCTTCTGATGATTTTAGTGGCAGCATGCAGGCCACAGAATCCAACACGGATGGAAGCATCAATTGATAAACCGA tTTATTACTACTCGTCGCCTAAGCTGGTTATACTTCATATGAACATGGCACTTCATGTTTACGAGGACATTATGAGGATGACAGAGAACTTGAGCGAGAAGTACATGATTGGTTATGGAGCTTCGAGCACTGTGTACAAATGCGTTCTTAAGAATTGCAGACCGGTGGCTATTAAGAAGCTGTATTCTCACCACCCTCAGTGCCTAAAAGAATTCGAGACAGAGCTTGAGACAGTCGGGAGCATTAAGCATCGTAACCTCGTTTGTCTCCAAGGCTATTCCCTTTCTGCAGCTGGCCATCTTCTCTTTTACGACTACATGGAAAACGGTAGCCTCTGGGATTTGCTTCATG GGCCAACTAAAAAGAAGAAGCTCGATTGGGACACTCGTCTTCGTATAGCTCTTGGTGCAGCTGAAGGGCTTGCTTATCTTCACCATGATTGTAACCCCCGCATAATCCACCGGGATGTTAAGTCATCGAATATTTTGTTGGACAACGATTTTGAGCCTCATCTCACCGACTTTGGAATTGCAAAGAGCTTATGCACATCCAAGTCCTATACTTCGACCTACGTAATGGGAACTATTGGTTATATTGATCCCGAGTATGCAAGAACTTCCCGCCTCACAGAGAAGTCAGATGTGTATAGCTATGGGATCGTCCTGCTAGAATTGCTGACAGGAAGAAAAGCTGTAGATAACGAATCCAACCTTCATCATCTG ATCCTAACAAAGGCTGCGAACAACGCAGTGATGGAAGCTGTTGATCCCGAGATCTCTGCTACGTGCAAGGATCTTGGCGACGCCAAGAAGGTTTTCCAGCTCGCCCTTCTGTGCACCAAGAGGCAGCCCTTCGAGAGGCCAACCATGCACGAGGTAGTCCGGGTGCTCGAGAGCCTAAAACAGTCAACCGAGCCAAAACAGCTGAACCCAACCGCACTGGCGCCGCTCCCTTCCGCCCACACGCCATGCTACAAGGACGAGTACGCGAATCTGAAGACCCCCCATCTCGTAAACTACTCATCCATCAGCACATCAGACGCCCAACTGTTCCTCAAGTTTGGAGAAGTGATATCCCAGAACAGCAGTGGCTAA